The Desulfuromonas versatilis genome has a segment encoding these proteins:
- a CDS encoding PaaI family thioesterase: MEPRTHLGISLRLVGQPVEISPGVARVRLETLAEMSADDRGLVHGGFTFGLADYAAMLAVNDPNVVLGAAQTRFLAPVVCGEVLEATARVVEEKGKKRQVECVVMTSKVVFEGVFTCYVLDGHVLDAQG; encoded by the coding sequence ATGGAGCCCAGAACCCATCTCGGAATCTCCCTCCGACTGGTCGGCCAGCCGGTCGAAATCAGCCCTGGAGTTGCCCGCGTCCGGCTCGAGACGCTGGCAGAAATGAGCGCGGACGATCGCGGACTGGTCCACGGCGGATTCACATTCGGGCTTGCCGATTATGCCGCCATGCTGGCGGTCAACGATCCCAATGTCGTTTTGGGGGCCGCTCAGACCCGGTTTCTCGCCCCGGTAGTCTGCGGAGAGGTGCTGGAAGCAACGGCCCGGGTTGTCGAAGAAAAAGGAAAAAAACGCCAGGTCGAATGCGTGGTAATGACCTCGAAGGTGGTTTTCGAGGGGGTGTTTACCTGTTACGTGCTTGATGGGCATGTCCTCGACGCTCAGGGATGA
- a CDS encoding integration host factor subunit beta — protein MTKSELIERLSYSNGMVNKKEAELVVNTIFDSIGNALIEGDRVEIRGFGSFTIRERNAREARNPKSGDVVKIPAKKTPFFKTGKELRERVNSELD, from the coding sequence ATGACCAAAAGTGAACTTATCGAGAGGCTGTCCTACAGTAACGGTATGGTGAACAAGAAGGAGGCCGAACTGGTCGTCAACACCATATTCGATAGCATCGGCAATGCCCTGATCGAAGGGGACCGGGTGGAAATCCGCGGCTTCGGCTCCTTCACCATCCGCGAGCGCAACGCACGGGAAGCCAGAAACCCCAAAAGCGGCGACGTGGTCAAGATTCCTGCCAAGAAGACTCCTTTCTTCAAAACCGGCAAGGAGCTTCGGGAGCGGGTGAATTCGGAGCTGGACTGA
- the sppA gene encoding signal peptide peptidase SppA translates to MKKRPFLMAFLTLGAIFLFFLALVYAVSGLSGPSRSFPIGEKIGVIEIAGVITASKTINEQLVNFREDSSVKAIVLRIDSPGGGVGPSQEIYEEVRKANEIKPVVASMGSVAASGGYYVAAPARSILANPGTITGSIGVIMEFTNFQELLEKIGLKSQVVKSGEHKDIGSPVRPMSEADRAILQSLIDDVHAQFVSAVAEGRQMTTEEVAPLADGRIFTGRQALEQGLVDELGNLQDAIDVAARMAGIEGEPRVIYPAEKKPKIFDYLIEETASQLQRGLQERGGAGPQFLWSGVK, encoded by the coding sequence ATGAAAAAGCGTCCCTTCCTGATGGCATTCCTGACTCTGGGCGCCATCTTTCTTTTTTTTCTGGCCCTGGTGTACGCCGTATCCGGTTTGTCAGGTCCTTCCAGAAGCTTTCCCATCGGGGAAAAGATCGGGGTCATCGAAATAGCGGGTGTGATCACCGCTTCGAAGACCATCAATGAACAATTGGTAAATTTCCGAGAGGACTCCTCGGTAAAGGCCATTGTCCTGAGGATCGACTCTCCCGGCGGGGGAGTGGGGCCTTCACAGGAAATCTACGAGGAAGTCCGCAAGGCCAACGAAATCAAGCCGGTGGTGGCCTCCATGGGCTCCGTCGCCGCCTCCGGGGGGTACTACGTTGCCGCTCCGGCCCGCAGCATCCTCGCCAACCCCGGCACCATCACCGGCAGCATCGGGGTGATCATGGAGTTCACCAATTTCCAGGAACTGCTGGAAAAGATCGGCCTCAAAAGCCAGGTGGTGAAGAGCGGCGAACACAAGGACATCGGTTCTCCGGTGCGCCCCATGAGCGAAGCGGATCGGGCCATTCTGCAGTCCCTGATCGACGACGTCCATGCGCAGTTTGTTTCGGCGGTGGCTGAAGGCCGGCAAATGACCACCGAGGAGGTCGCGCCCCTGGCCGATGGCCGCATCTTTACCGGGCGGCAGGCCTTGGAGCAGGGGTTAGTCGACGAGCTTGGCAACCTGCAGGACGCCATTGACGTCGCAGCCCGGATGGCCGGCATCGAGGGAGAGCCCAGGGTCATCTACCCGGCCGAAAAAAAACCGAAAATTTTTGATTACCTGATCGAAGAGACAGCCAGCCAGCTGCAGCGCGGTTTGCAGGAGAGGGGCGGGGCTGGTCCTCAATTCTTGTGGTCTGGTGTAAAATAG
- a CDS encoding 30S ribosomal protein S1 — translation MVENKGKFNNEDEMMDSDEEFDDMEQSFEDLFESSLKELKSGNVVLGTIVQVNPDTVVVDVGGKSEGIIAISEFTDENGKVKELKVGDQFDVLIERTENENGLISLSKEKADRQKVWNTLEENAVVEGRIVSRIKGGLSVDIGVNAFLPGSQVDLRPVRNLDKMLGETFRFKIIKLNKRRGNIVLSRRVLLEEERESLRSDTLKTLEEGQVVEGQVKNLTDYGAFIDLGGIDGLLHITDMSWGRVNHPSDIISVGDKIKVKVLKFDREKERVSLGLKQIAPDPWLEVEKKFPVGEKVTGKVVSLTDYGAFVELEEGVEGLIHVSEMSWTKRIKHPNKILNIGDEVESVVLALDIPNRRISLGLKQVEPNPWDVIGEKFPIGTIIEGQVKNITDFGIFVGVDEGIDGLVHISDLSWTKRIKHPSEIYKKSDLVRAVVLNIDRENERFSLGVKQLAEDPWSSIPTRYAPGTIIKGKVTSVTDFGIFVEVEEGIEGLIHVSEISKEKIDTPKNFAKVGDDLEAVVLHVDTAERKIALSIKHLSDQKEKAEVDAFLGAQKSATSNLGDLLQGALGKANTGKDEE, via the coding sequence ATGGTGGAAAACAAGGGAAAATTCAACAACGAAGACGAAATGATGGACAGTGACGAAGAGTTCGACGACATGGAACAGAGCTTCGAGGACCTGTTCGAGAGCAGCCTCAAGGAACTCAAATCCGGCAACGTGGTTTTGGGAACCATCGTACAGGTAAATCCTGATACGGTCGTGGTGGACGTCGGCGGGAAATCCGAAGGGATCATCGCCATCTCCGAGTTCACCGACGAGAACGGCAAAGTCAAAGAACTCAAGGTCGGCGACCAGTTCGACGTGCTTATAGAGCGCACCGAAAACGAAAACGGCCTGATCAGTCTCTCCAAGGAAAAAGCCGACCGGCAGAAGGTCTGGAACACCCTGGAAGAGAACGCCGTGGTTGAAGGGCGCATCGTTTCCCGCATCAAGGGCGGGCTGTCGGTCGATATCGGCGTCAACGCGTTTCTGCCTGGCAGCCAGGTCGATCTGCGGCCGGTTCGCAACCTCGACAAGATGCTTGGGGAAACCTTCCGCTTCAAAATCATCAAGCTCAATAAGCGCCGCGGTAATATCGTTCTCTCGCGCCGCGTGCTGCTTGAGGAGGAGCGCGAGTCGCTGCGTTCCGATACCCTCAAGACCCTCGAGGAGGGTCAGGTGGTCGAGGGCCAGGTCAAGAACCTCACCGATTACGGGGCGTTCATCGACCTGGGCGGCATCGACGGCCTGCTGCACATCACCGACATGTCTTGGGGCCGCGTGAATCACCCCTCGGACATCATCTCGGTGGGCGACAAGATCAAGGTCAAGGTGCTTAAATTCGACCGTGAGAAGGAGCGTGTCTCCTTGGGGCTCAAGCAGATCGCACCCGATCCCTGGCTCGAAGTCGAGAAGAAATTCCCTGTCGGGGAGAAGGTCACCGGCAAGGTGGTCAGCCTTACCGATTACGGCGCCTTTGTCGAACTGGAAGAGGGTGTCGAGGGGCTCATCCACGTCTCTGAAATGAGCTGGACCAAGCGCATCAAGCACCCCAACAAGATCCTCAACATTGGTGATGAGGTTGAGTCCGTGGTGCTTGCCCTGGATATCCCCAACCGGCGGATCTCCCTGGGCCTTAAGCAGGTCGAGCCCAATCCCTGGGATGTGATCGGCGAGAAATTCCCGATCGGCACCATCATCGAGGGTCAGGTCAAGAACATCACCGATTTCGGGATCTTCGTCGGGGTCGACGAGGGGATCGACGGTCTGGTGCACATCTCCGACCTTTCCTGGACCAAACGCATCAAGCATCCTTCGGAAATCTACAAGAAGAGCGACCTGGTGCGGGCCGTGGTGCTGAATATCGATCGTGAGAACGAGCGCTTCTCTCTGGGCGTCAAGCAGTTGGCCGAAGACCCCTGGTCTTCCATCCCCACCCGCTACGCTCCGGGCACCATCATCAAGGGCAAAGTCACCTCGGTGACCGACTTCGGCATCTTTGTGGAGGTTGAAGAGGGGATCGAAGGGCTGATTCACGTCTCCGAGATCAGCAAGGAGAAGATCGACACGCCCAAGAACTTCGCCAAGGTTGGCGACGATCTCGAAGCGGTGGTGTTGCACGTGGACACCGCCGAGCGCAAGATCGCCCTGTCCATCAAGCACCTCTCCGACCAGAAGGAGAAGGCCGAGGTCGACGCGTTCCTCGGTGCCCAGAAGAGCGCCACTTCGAACCTGGGAGATCTTCTCCAGGGGGCGCTGGGCAAAGCCAACACCGGCAAAGACGAAGAATAA
- the ispH gene encoding 4-hydroxy-3-methylbut-2-enyl diphosphate reductase: MKIILAKSAGFCFGVKRATTMAFDAAGKCSRICSLGPIIHSPQLVRKLEEEGVEVVRRVEDVPGGAVIIRSHGVTADELEELRRRDLEIVDATCPFVKKAQEFARKLSREGYVVVLVGEAEHPEVQGIVSYASGGEVFTVADRAEAEALPRKKRIGVVAQTTQSFENLQQIVGVCLEKSLELRVYNTICDATSVRQNEAREIAAKSDLMLVIGGFNSANTSRLAQICKEILPATHHIETASQIDPGWFHNVQTVGITAGASTPRWIIEEVLERVGTVGK; this comes from the coding sequence ATGAAAATCATTCTGGCTAAGAGCGCGGGGTTCTGCTTCGGCGTCAAGCGGGCGACCACCATGGCTTTCGATGCTGCGGGAAAATGCAGCCGCATCTGTTCCCTCGGGCCGATCATCCACTCCCCCCAGCTGGTCAGGAAGCTGGAGGAAGAGGGGGTCGAGGTGGTGCGCCGGGTCGAGGATGTCCCCGGCGGAGCGGTCATCATCCGCTCCCACGGGGTCACGGCCGATGAACTCGAAGAGCTGCGCCGGCGCGATCTGGAAATCGTCGATGCGACCTGCCCCTTCGTCAAAAAAGCACAGGAGTTCGCCCGCAAGCTCAGCCGCGAAGGGTATGTCGTGGTGCTGGTGGGGGAGGCCGAGCACCCCGAGGTCCAGGGAATCGTCTCCTACGCCTCGGGCGGCGAGGTCTTCACCGTTGCCGACCGCGCCGAGGCAGAGGCCCTGCCGCGCAAGAAGCGCATCGGGGTGGTGGCACAAACCACTCAATCCTTTGAGAATCTGCAGCAGATTGTCGGCGTCTGCCTGGAAAAGAGCCTGGAGTTGCGGGTCTACAATACCATCTGCGACGCCACCTCGGTGCGCCAAAACGAGGCCCGGGAGATTGCCGCCAAGTCCGACCTGATGCTGGTCATCGGCGGTTTCAACAGCGCCAACACGTCTCGGCTGGCGCAGATCTGCAAGGAGATCCTGCCCGCCACCCACCACATCGAAACGGCCTCGCAGATCGATCCCGGGTGGTTCCATAACGTCCAAACCGTGGGGATCACCGCGGGGGCGTCCACTCCACGCTGGATCATCGAGGAAGTTCTCGAGAGGGTCGGAACGGTCGGGAAATAA
- the cmk gene encoding (d)CMP kinase: MQREFIIAIDGPSGAGKSTLSRLLARSLRYTNIDTGAMYRAVALAARRAGIDPADEVALEELCGRLRIEFLRGDGAERVLLNGEDVSEAIRTPEVSLLTSRVSACSAVRQAMVRLQRGMGEQGGVVLEGRDIGTVVFPGAEVKFFLLATAAERGRRRYQELIAKGLEVDLGQTIAEVEARDAADSARTHAPLLQAADAVAIDSTSMGIEAVLELMLQEVRRRRELAGLPADR; this comes from the coding sequence TTGCAGCGAGAATTCATTATTGCCATCGACGGACCCTCCGGCGCCGGGAAAAGTACCCTGAGCCGACTGTTGGCCCGGTCCCTTCGTTACACCAACATCGACACCGGCGCCATGTATCGGGCGGTTGCCCTGGCGGCGCGGCGCGCCGGGATCGACCCGGCGGACGAGGTCGCCCTGGAGGAGCTCTGCGGGCGGCTGCGGATCGAGTTTCTGCGCGGCGACGGGGCGGAGCGGGTGCTGCTCAACGGGGAGGACGTCTCCGAGGCGATTCGCACCCCCGAGGTGAGCCTGCTCACCTCCAGGGTCTCGGCCTGCAGCGCGGTACGCCAGGCGATGGTGCGCCTGCAGCGCGGGATGGGCGAGCAGGGGGGGGTGGTGCTTGAGGGACGGGACATCGGCACCGTGGTATTCCCCGGGGCCGAGGTGAAGTTCTTCCTGCTCGCCACCGCCGCCGAACGGGGCCGTCGCCGTTATCAGGAGCTGATCGCCAAGGGGTTGGAGGTGGACCTGGGGCAGACCATCGCCGAGGTCGAAGCCCGCGACGCCGCCGACAGCGCCCGGACCCACGCGCCGCTGCTGCAGGCCGCGGACGCGGTGGCCATCGACTCCACCTCCATGGGCATCGAAGCGGTTCTGGAGCTGATGCTTCAGGAAGTGAGGCGCCGCCGCGAGCTCGCTGGATTGCCTGCGGATCGCTGA
- the aroA gene encoding 3-phosphoshikimate 1-carboxyvinyltransferase, with product MTETRTIQPSPGLRGEITVPGDKSISHRSIMLGSLAEGTTLVHGFLHGEDNHATLNAFRAMGIEIEEHADGVLKIHGKGLHGLAEPGDILDCGNSGTTIRLMTGLLAGQGFFSVLTGDKYLRKRPMKRVLSPLSTMGARIWGRGGGDLAPLAIQGGSLQPAVYDSPIASAQVKSALLLAGLYAQGETTVREPHLSRDHSERMLRFFGADVRPFEGGVTVVGHPRLTGREVFVPGDISSAAFFLVAALVTPGSELLVRNVGVNPTRSGIIDILQQMGGSLELLNSRELSGEPVADILVRSSDLKGVEIGGSVVPRAIDEFPVVSVAASFAEGTTTIRDARELRVKETDRIAAMTSELTKLGARVAAREDGMVIDGGQGLSGGTVNSHGDHRIAMSLAVAAQCAKAAVTIEDTACTATSFPNFWDLLGQATGGKG from the coding sequence ATGACCGAAACCAGAACCATCCAACCATCCCCAGGGCTGCGGGGAGAGATCACCGTGCCCGGGGACAAGTCGATTTCCCACCGTTCCATCATGCTCGGATCGCTTGCCGAGGGAACCACCCTGGTCCACGGGTTCCTGCACGGTGAGGACAACCACGCTACCCTGAACGCCTTTCGCGCCATGGGCATCGAGATCGAAGAGCATGCCGACGGGGTTCTGAAGATCCACGGCAAGGGCCTGCATGGGCTCGCCGAACCCGGCGACATCCTCGACTGTGGCAACTCGGGTACCACCATCCGGCTGATGACCGGTCTGCTGGCCGGCCAGGGCTTTTTTTCCGTATTGACCGGGGACAAGTACCTGCGCAAGCGGCCGATGAAGCGGGTGCTCAGCCCCCTTTCGACCATGGGCGCCCGGATCTGGGGCCGCGGGGGGGGCGATCTTGCCCCACTGGCGATTCAGGGCGGGTCGTTGCAGCCGGCGGTCTACGACTCCCCCATCGCCAGTGCCCAGGTCAAGTCGGCTCTGCTGCTGGCCGGGCTCTACGCCCAGGGGGAAACCACGGTGCGCGAGCCCCATCTTTCGCGTGACCACAGCGAGCGGATGCTGCGGTTTTTCGGCGCCGACGTGCGCCCCTTCGAGGGCGGCGTCACCGTGGTCGGCCACCCCCGACTGACCGGGCGGGAAGTGTTTGTCCCCGGAGACATCTCCTCGGCGGCGTTTTTCCTGGTTGCGGCCCTGGTTACCCCGGGGTCCGAACTGCTGGTGCGCAACGTGGGGGTCAACCCTACCCGCAGCGGCATCATCGACATTCTTCAGCAGATGGGCGGCTCCCTCGAACTGCTCAACTCCCGGGAGCTTTCCGGTGAACCCGTCGCCGACATCCTGGTGCGGTCCAGCGATCTCAAGGGGGTCGAAATCGGCGGCTCCGTGGTGCCGCGGGCCATCGACGAATTCCCGGTGGTCAGCGTGGCCGCAAGCTTTGCCGAGGGGACCACGACCATCCGCGACGCCCGCGAATTGCGGGTCAAGGAAACCGACCGGATCGCCGCCATGACCTCCGAGCTGACCAAGCTGGGCGCCCGGGTCGCGGCCCGCGAGGACGGTATGGTTATCGACGGCGGTCAGGGCCTCTCGGGCGGGACGGTGAATTCCCATGGCGACCACCGCATCGCCATGAGTCTGGCGGTGGCAGCCCAGTGCGCCAAGGCTGCCGTAACCATCGAGGACACCGCCTGTACCGCCACCAGCTTCCCCAACTTCTGGGACCTGCTGGGCCAGGCCACTGGTGGCAAGGGGTAG
- a CDS encoding prephenate dehydrogenase, which produces MNVLVPRLAVVGVGLIGGSLALGLKAAGAVGEVVGIGRGRANLERALELGVIDRISDRVEDGVADADLVFLATPVQTLPAIAAAALPHMKSGAILTDGGSVKGSVVKAIEPLVPAGVHFVPGHPIAGTEKSGAEAAFATLYRNRRCILTPTARTDRGALELVRQVWRCVGSEVVVMDVQKHDRILGAISHLPHMVAYSLVNAVGSYDRYEENILEYSAGGFRDFTRIASSDPTMWRDIALTNREALLEMMELFERFFAELKEDVRRGDAERLFEFFLRSKQSRDAIL; this is translated from the coding sequence ATGAACGTACTGGTTCCCAGGCTCGCCGTGGTAGGTGTCGGACTGATCGGCGGATCGCTGGCCCTGGGTTTGAAAGCCGCAGGAGCGGTCGGTGAGGTGGTCGGCATCGGCCGCGGCCGGGCCAATCTCGAACGGGCCCTCGAGCTTGGGGTGATAGACCGCATCAGCGACCGGGTCGAAGACGGGGTCGCCGACGCCGACCTGGTGTTTCTGGCTACGCCGGTACAGACCCTTCCGGCCATTGCCGCGGCGGCGCTGCCCCACATGAAATCCGGGGCGATTCTTACCGACGGCGGCAGCGTCAAGGGCTCAGTGGTCAAGGCGATCGAGCCCCTGGTCCCCGCGGGGGTTCATTTCGTCCCCGGCCACCCCATTGCCGGAACCGAGAAGAGCGGAGCCGAAGCGGCCTTCGCCACGCTCTACCGGAACCGGCGCTGCATTCTGACCCCCACCGCGCGCACCGACCGGGGGGCCCTTGAACTGGTCAGGCAGGTCTGGCGGTGTGTCGGCAGCGAGGTGGTGGTCATGGACGTGCAGAAACACGACCGGATTCTCGGGGCCATCAGCCACCTGCCGCACATGGTGGCCTACTCCCTGGTCAATGCCGTCGGCTCCTACGATCGTTACGAGGAGAACATCCTTGAATACTCCGCCGGAGGTTTCCGCGACTTCACCAGGATCGCTTCCTCCGACCCCACCATGTGGCGGGACATCGCCCTGACCAACCGCGAGGCCCTGCTGGAGATGATGGAGCTTTTCGAACGGTTCTTCGCCGAACTCAAGGAGGACGTGCGCCGGGGGGACGCCGAGCGGCTGTTCGAATTTTTCCTGCGTTCCAAGCAAAGCCGCGATGCCATCCTCTGA
- the pheA gene encoding prephenate dehydratase, whose protein sequence is MAGNIEETLAALRHQIDSIDNEILDLLNRRAQVVIRVGAAKSGQGSDFYVPSREKAIYQRLTAANPGPFPNEGVRRVFREVISACLSLEQPMKVAFLGPPATFTHVAAMQQFGMSAHLVPQKSITAVFDEVIRGRAPYGVVPVENSNEGIVSHTLDMFMESDLQIIAEILLEVSHDLLSRSGRIEDVRKVVSHPQAIAQCRHWLEDNLPDVALVDVASTALAAQMVAEDESAAAIASEMAASLYDLRVVKQKIADNPNNFTRFLVIGKASPPRSGRDKTSVMFSVKDEPGILYRMLEPFSKRRINLSKIESRPLKKKAWEYIFFLDIEGHIAEDHVREAVEELRGYCQFLKVLGSYPSAR, encoded by the coding sequence GTGGCTGGAAATATCGAAGAAACCCTGGCGGCTTTGCGCCATCAGATCGACAGTATCGACAATGAGATCCTGGATCTGCTCAACCGCAGGGCGCAGGTCGTCATCCGGGTCGGCGCCGCCAAGAGCGGCCAGGGGAGCGATTTTTACGTCCCCAGTCGAGAAAAGGCGATTTATCAGCGGCTCACCGCCGCCAACCCCGGACCCTTTCCCAACGAAGGGGTGCGGCGGGTTTTCCGCGAGGTGATCTCCGCCTGCCTGTCGCTCGAGCAGCCCATGAAGGTAGCCTTTCTCGGGCCGCCGGCCACCTTCACCCACGTGGCGGCCATGCAGCAGTTCGGCATGTCGGCCCACCTGGTGCCGCAAAAGAGCATCACCGCGGTGTTCGACGAGGTGATCCGCGGCCGGGCGCCCTACGGGGTGGTCCCCGTGGAAAACTCCAACGAGGGGATTGTTTCCCATACCCTCGACATGTTCATGGAGTCCGACCTGCAGATCATTGCCGAGATCCTGCTCGAAGTCTCCCACGACCTGCTGTCGCGCTCCGGACGGATCGAGGATGTCAGAAAGGTCGTTTCGCATCCCCAGGCCATTGCCCAGTGCCGTCACTGGCTGGAGGATAATCTGCCTGACGTGGCCCTGGTCGATGTCGCCAGCACCGCTCTGGCCGCCCAGATGGTGGCCGAGGATGAATCGGCGGCGGCGATTGCCAGCGAAATGGCCGCTTCGCTCTACGATCTGCGGGTGGTCAAACAGAAAATTGCCGACAACCCCAACAACTTCACCCGCTTTCTGGTGATCGGCAAGGCCTCGCCGCCGCGCAGCGGGCGCGACAAGACCTCGGTCATGTTCAGTGTCAAGGACGAGCCGGGCATTCTTTACCGGATGCTCGAACCGTTCAGCAAGCGCCGGATCAATCTTTCCAAGATCGAGAGCCGGCCGCTCAAGAAAAAGGCCTGGGAATATATCTTTTTTCTCGATATCGAGGGGCACATCGCCGAGGACCATGTCCGCGAGGCGGTGGAGGAGCTGCGCGGCTACTGCCAGTTTCTCAAGGTGCTCGGCTCCTATCCGAGCGCCCGGTGA